From the genome of Candidatus Methylacidiphilales bacterium:
TCCCCCTTGGACCGGGAAAAAATTCTGGATCTTGTGATCGGCCTGGAAGGCCATCCCGACAACGCCGTGCCCGCCTTTCACGGCGGCTTTGCGGTTTCCACCAGGCAAACTTATGCCCATGTTCCCGTATCGCCCGAACTCAAATTTGTCGCCGTGATTCCGGATTACGAAGTGGAAACCAAGGAAGCGCGCAAGGTCCTGCCCGCCGATGTCTCCCTGGAACATGCGGTCGAAAACATCCAATACAGCGGCTTGATTGTCCTGGCCTTTGCCACATCGAATTACGAATTGCTGCGAGGCGCGTTTCGCGACCACCTGCACCAGCCGTACCGCTCCAAGCTCATACCGGCTTGTGAAGCCACTTTTGATGCCGCTGAAGACGCAGGCGCACTGGGGGCCTTCATCAGCGGGTCCGGCTCAACCTTGATGGCCGTTACGCTGGACAATCCTGAAGCCGTCGCGAATGCCATGAAACAGGCCCTGACCGGTGCAGGCGCAAAGAACCTGAAGCACCACGTCCTCAACGCCGATAATCAGGGTGTTGTAATTCTGTAGGCTGCGCTTTTGCATCTGCATCTCCGGAGCGCGGGCATCTTGCCCGCTGTGTCCGGCATCTTGCCGGACACTTGGTTGGAAGCTTCGATGGTTTCGGCGGGACGCCCGCGCTCCGGGAAGGAGAATATGGATATGTCAGCCTCATGCGCCAATATCAAGCAGCTCCTCCCGATGACGCTTTCTCCAACCTGTCGTTGATCGCGCGGCCCAGTCCATCCATAGGCACCGGCTCAACCCAGATTTTTTCGACCGCAAGCCCGTCCAACTCGCGCAGACACTGAAACAGTCGTGCGGCCGCTTCGGTTAATTTTCCACTCGGAGCAAGAACCCTAACCCGCTTGGAATCCAGGCCCCGCGCCGAACTCCAGCATAACAAGGCTGTATTTTCAGGAAGTGCGCGGCCAGTTGACCAGGCCTGGTCCAGGCGATACAGCGGCGTGCGCGGCGCATAATGGCTTTTCAACATCCCCGGCGCTTCGACGGCATCACCGGCTGACACTAACAAGTCTCCAATCACCTTCTCGATTTCTTCCGCCGGAATCCCGCCCGGACGCAACAACCTCAGCACATCCCCGCTCGCATCCACTATTGTCGATTCCACGCCAATCCGGCAAGGTCCACCATCCAGCACGAACGGAACGTTCTCCCCCAGTTCCTCAGCAACAGCCTGGGCCGTTGTCGGGCTGATCCGGCCAAAACGATTTGCGCTGGGCGCCGCCAGCGGTCCTCCAAATTCCCGCAACACCGCCTGCGAGACAACATGATCCGGGCAGCGC
Proteins encoded in this window:
- the thrB gene encoding homoserine kinase; protein product: MSNTVSVRVPATTANIGPGFDTLGVALELYNTITISPGAKTWPDAFMQEAAHEFFLTAEIKPEAFSVQIAGDVPPSRGLGSSVTVRLGIIAALNKFHGSPLDREKILDLVIGLEGHPDNAVPAFHGGFAVSTRQTYAHVPVSPELKFVAVIPDYEVETKEARKVLPADVSLEHAVENIQYSGLIVLAFATSNYELLRGAFRDHLHQPYRSKLIPACEATFDAAEDAGALGAFISGSGSTLMAVTLDNPEAVANAMKQALTGAGAKNLKHHVLNADNQGVVIL
- a CDS encoding L-threonylcarbamoyladenylate synthase, translated to MILEPASENIAKAAVLLRECQCIGLPTETVYGLAADALSPLALAWIFEIKKRPLFDPLILHVPEHYELERLVAAVPEKARILMEKFWPGPLTLLLPKREIVPDLATSGLSTVALRCPDHVVSQAVLREFGGPLAAPSANRFGRISPTTAQAVAEELGENVPFVLDGGPCRIGVESTIVDASGDVLRLLRPGGIPAEEIEKVIGDLLVSAGDAVEAPGMLKSHYAPRTPLYRLDQAWSTGRALPENTALLCWSSARGLDSKRVRVLAPSGKLTEAAARLFQCLRELDGLAVEKIWVEPVPMDGLGRAINDRLEKASSGGAA